The sequence below is a genomic window from Sorangiineae bacterium MSr12523.
CGCACGTTTGTGGCCCAATTCGAGATCCACCGGGGTGTCGTGGCGCCGCGTCGCGAAACTGAACGACGTTTCCGTTCGCCCGTAGCGTGTCACGTGGCGCGTGACATCGTGGTTCGAAAGCACCCACGTGGTGGGGGCGCCCACCGGAGCATGCGCCGCCAGGGTCTCCGAAATGACGGATCGAAGTCGCGCCGCGTCCCACGGACAACAAAGGAAATCGAAATTGAACGCCGAATGCAATTCATCCGGTCGCAGATAATTGGCAAATCGCTGCTTGTCGGCCAGCCACACTTCGCCGATGAGTGCCCGATCGCCGCCGTACGAATTCGCGATGCGGCGCCACGCCCGGTAAATGTCGTGCACGTCGTCCCGATCGGTGAACGGGTGTACCCCGGCCCCGTTCACCTCGGGCAGCTTCGGGTCCTTGGCCAGCAGCGCCGCCGAGTCGACGCGGATGCCATCCACACCGCGGTCGAACCAAAATCGTAATACCGATTCGAACTCGGCGCGCACGTCGGGATGCTCCCAATTCAAATCCGGTTGTGCCGAATCGAAGAGGTGCAAATACCACTGTCCGTCGTCGATTCGCGTCCAGGTGCCGCCGCCGAATTGCGATATCCAATTCGTCGGTGGGAGCTCGCCCTCCGCGCCGCGCCCTTTTCGGAACCAAAAGCGGTCGCGCTCGGGCGAGCCTGGTGCGGCGGCCAAGGCCGCGCGAAACCAAGGATGTTCGCGCGACACGTGATTGGGCACTACGTCCACGATGATGCGTATTCCGAGCTCGTGCGCCTCCGCAATGAGCGCCTCGGCTTCTGCCAAGGTCCCGAAAATCGGATCGATGGCGCGATAGTCCGCCACGTCGTAACCGGCGTCGGCCATGGGCGAGGCGTACCAAGGATTGAACCAAATCGCATCGACGCCGAGCCATCGCAGATACGAAAGCCTCGAGCGAATGCCCTCGAGATCGCCCACACCGTCGCCGTTGCCGTCGGCGAAGCTGCGCGGATAAACCTGATAAATGACGGCATCCCGCCACCATGTTTTGCTCATCGATGTCCTAGCCTTTTAGGCCGCCTGCAGTGAGGCCTTTGAGAATGCTGCGCTGGAATACCAAGAAGGCGGCGATCATCGGTACGCTTGCGATCACCAGCCCCGCCATGACTTCGGTCAGCGGAACGCGTCCCGTGGCGGACAATCGACTGAGTGCCACACTGAGTGTCTGTGTTCGCGGTTCCTGCAAGACAAGGAGCGGCCAGAGAAAATCCTTCCACATGGCGATGACCGCGAAGATGGAAACGACCGCGAGCACCGGCCTCGAGAGCGGCAGCACGATGCTCACCAGAATGCGCAGGCTGCCAGCGCCATCCATGCGCGCAGCATCCAGAAGCTCGTCGGGGATCTGGTCGAAAAACTGCTTCAGTATATAAATGTTGAAAGCGTTTGCCGCCGACGGAAGCCAGAGCGCCCACGGCGTATCCAGCAAATTCACGTGCAATAGAGGGACGTCGCTTATCGTGAGGTAAGCAGGTACGAGCAGCGCGGCCGTTGGCAGAAGCAATGTCGAGAGCATTGCGCCGAGCACGACATTGCCGAGCACGGGACGGAGCTTCGACAAGGCATACGCCGCTGTGACGTCGACGACGAGCTGCACGAGCCATGCACCAAACGCATAAAAGGCAGTGTTCAGAAAAAAGCGCCCGATATTGAGCTCGTTCCACGCTTGGACGTACACCTCCGGATGAAAGCTCTCCGGAATCCAGGTGGGAATCGGCCGCGCAAGCTCGGCCGGTTCCTTCAATGAGCCAATCACCATCCAGTACATCGGAAAAAGAAAGGCCGCGGCGAACAGCAAGGTGAGCAGGGTGAGCACGACGAAATAGACCCACCGCGCACGTCCGCGTCGAAGCTGCGCATCCGAGAAAAGCGACCGCGTTTCGCTCATGCCCGCGTCCCCTCGCGAGAAATCAACCGTATGTACGCCATCGAAAATGCGCCGAGCACCACGAAGAGAAGCACGCTCATGGCCGCGGCCATTCCAAAGTCATGATTGACCGTAAATGCGTATCGGTAAATGAGAACCATCACCGTGATCGTGTCCGGATTCGTCGTTCCGGTAAGTTGGAATGGCTCGATGAACACCTGCATGGTCGCCACGATTTGCAACATCAGCAGCACGGCA
It includes:
- a CDS encoding glycoside hydrolase family 13 protein, with translation MSKTWWRDAVIYQVYPRSFADGNGDGVGDLEGIRSRLSYLRWLGVDAIWFNPWYASPMADAGYDVADYRAIDPIFGTLAEAEALIAEAHELGIRIIVDVVPNHVSREHPWFRAALAAAPGSPERDRFWFRKGRGAEGELPPTNWISQFGGGTWTRIDDGQWYLHLFDSAQPDLNWEHPDVRAEFESVLRFWFDRGVDGIRVDSAALLAKDPKLPEVNGAGVHPFTDRDDVHDIYRAWRRIANSYGGDRALIGEVWLADKQRFANYLRPDELHSAFNFDFLCCPWDAARLRSVISETLAAHAPVGAPTTWVLSNHDVTRHVTRYGRTETSFSFATRRHDTPVDLELGHKRARAAVMLTLALPGAAYLYQGEELGLWEVEDIHPTLRQDPMWHRTGNVDPGRDGCRVPLPWAGHAAPFGFSPHDATAVPWLPQPANWKAHTVEVQMGDSSSILELYRTALRLRRSLPHLGDGPMTWLDTSERVLAFTRPGDGNREFACVLNLSERAIRLPPHHRLLLASGPLSGDSLPPDTAAWLQI
- a CDS encoding carbohydrate ABC transporter permease encodes the protein MSETRSLFSDAQLRRGRARWVYFVVLTLLTLLFAAAFLFPMYWMVIGSLKEPAELARPIPTWIPESFHPEVYVQAWNELNIGRFFLNTAFYAFGAWLVQLVVDVTAAYALSKLRPVLGNVVLGAMLSTLLLPTAALLVPAYLTISDVPLLHVNLLDTPWALWLPSAANAFNIYILKQFFDQIPDELLDAARMDGAGSLRILVSIVLPLSRPVLAVVSIFAVIAMWKDFLWPLLVLQEPRTQTLSVALSRLSATGRVPLTEVMAGLVIASVPMIAAFLVFQRSILKGLTAGGLKG